The Streptococcaceae bacterium ESL0729 genome has a segment encoding these proteins:
- the ispF gene encoding 2-C-methyl-D-erythritol 2,4-cyclodiphosphate synthase yields MKIKIGQGYDVHELVEGRKLIIGGVELDHPYGLLGHSDADVLLHAITDAIIGALGLGDIGHAFPDTDPEIKGIASTKILSDTYEKMVSLGFTIGNVDATILAEAPKMKPHLYKMKENIARILHTEVENINIKATTTEKLGFVGRREGMACEAVVLIEKS; encoded by the coding sequence ATGAAGATTAAAATTGGTCAGGGCTATGATGTCCATGAGCTTGTTGAAGGTAGAAAGTTGATTATTGGTGGGGTTGAACTTGATCATCCCTATGGTCTTTTGGGCCACAGTGATGCTGATGTCCTCCTTCATGCTATTACTGATGCAATTATTGGGGCCTTGGGCCTTGGTGACATTGGCCATGCCTTTCCAGATACTGACCCAGAAATCAAGGGGATAGCTTCAACAAAGATTCTTTCAGATACCTATGAAAAAATGGTCTCTCTTGGTTTTACAATTGGAAATGTTGATGCAACAATTCTTGCTGAGGCACCTAAGATGAAGCCCCACCTTTACAAAATGAAGGAGAATATTGCAAGAATCCTTCATACGGAAGTAGAAAATATCAACATCAAGGCCACAACGACAGAGAAACTTGGCTTTGTTGGCCGGCGTGAGGGTATGGCCTGTGAGGCCGTTGTTTTAATTGAAAAATCTTAA
- the ispD gene encoding 2-C-methyl-D-erythritol 4-phosphate cytidylyltransferase, with the protein MKYDAIILAAGSGRRMEAKENKVFLKLKGKPIFEYSLDLFKADENCHRIFLVGKKAEREIFESYVGDEVYFVEGGKERQDSVRNALELVSSPYVMIHDGARPFVSKNKLLLLMNHPNSILAVAVKDTIKLMSDDGRHIEKTPVRARLYAAQTPQFFETEEIRRAHMKAHDLGFLGTDDASLLEEFSTSKVELVEGSYSNIKITTPDDLFMAELILRREDED; encoded by the coding sequence ATGAAATATGATGCAATAATTTTAGCGGCTGGATCAGGTCGTAGGATGGAAGCTAAGGAGAATAAGGTTTTTCTCAAATTAAAGGGTAAGCCAATCTTTGAGTATTCCTTGGACCTTTTTAAGGCAGACGAAAATTGCCATAGAATTTTTTTAGTTGGAAAAAAAGCTGAACGGGAAATTTTTGAATCCTATGTGGGTGATGAGGTTTACTTTGTCGAAGGTGGTAAGGAACGCCAGGATAGTGTGAGGAATGCCTTAGAACTTGTAAGTTCACCCTATGTTATGATCCATGATGGAGCCCGCCCCTTTGTTTCTAAGAATAAGCTTTTACTTCTCATGAATCATCCTAATTCAATCCTTGCCGTAGCTGTTAAGGATACCATCAAGCTTATGTCAGATGATGGTAGACACATTGAGAAGACCCCTGTCAGGGCACGCTTGTATGCCGCCCAAACTCCTCAATTTTTTGAGACTGAAGAAATCAGAAGGGCTCATATGAAAGCTCATGATTTGGGCTTTTTAGGGACAGATGATGCTAGCCTTCTGGAAGAATTTTCGACTTCTAAGGTTGAGCTTGTCGAAGGGTCTTATAGCAACATAAAGATTACAACCCCCGATGATCTTTTTATGGCTGAGCTTATTTTAAGGAGGGAAGATGAAGATTAA